A single region of the Plutella xylostella chromosome 7, ilPluXylo3.1, whole genome shotgun sequence genome encodes:
- the LOC125488810 gene encoding uncharacterized protein LOC125488810 encodes MGSSKGLLTLECKSIHSDYKFITKVLIMNKLINNLPNTKLTTSNWTHLDNIKLADPDYFTPGPIDLLLGADIYSEIILEGVLKQDSNSPVAQQTKLGWILCGNTKTFKCFVTLNEIEELTRFWESEEITKDTELTDSEAYCEKYYAETTERQEDGRYIVKMPLKEDIASKLGSSKPQAICQFHQLEKRMARCDKLASRYKQFIEEYIELGHMKPAVNQPNTMTLQVYLPHHGVIKESSTSTKLRVVFNASMKTSSKYSLNDEDVFVFNWQLPQQKSRLTKRVLLSNISKIYDPLGWLSPMTVKAKLIFQKLWLDRLNWDENVSESSSKEWELIRSEIININDVTIPRWISCYNNVTELHGFCDASEKAFACVIYSKATNDTGEAVITLMTAKTKVAPTKKKTTLPRLELCGAQLLAKLMNKCQMALTDLQLETYCWTDSQVVLAWLQGDKTRWDRYVANRSILITNLVPASKWSYVNTKENPADCATRGLSPKQLVEEKIWWNGPQWLKKWSPDNLKTDESYSTDHDLRQTCTVTKGADTAATSAGECIVMTLLNNNSRLEYVTRVIAYLLRWEKQLTNDSYNKYLSISELNYATEVIIRAVQRDAFAEDIEMILKTGLVHSKSKLLNLSPFLDKNGVLRVGGRLQFSALPSETKHPMILPHGGRLTELVIQQAHELTLHGGARLTLAQTRQRYWIVGGNRAVKKIIRLCMKCRRYAASKTDQIMGNLPTERITPSRPFTNTGVDFTGHVDVKINKGRGVRTCKGYIAIFICMSTKAVHIELVSDLTTQSFIMALKRLCARRGVVKSMFSDNGKNFVGAAKELQREFQQFETLMSPEFFKEVNKLGINWHFNAPLWPSAGGLWEAAVKSMKFHLKRVLGEQKLTYEEFTTLLHQIEACMNSRPLCPITEDPEDLEYLTPGHFLTGGPIMSLPQEELTDGKHLDLRNRWKYVELMHQHFWKRWSSEYLHQLQTKSKWLTRKEDLEKGDLVLVKEKGLPPGKWALGRITEVHPGADGCVRVVTLKTQNNTVKRPITKLTPLPMKTDNNLPTEKDQHKSKETDTANKLKPRTKRSRLCNFITTLMLTLMIFPTGNAQTSAKYQVTPFEANRPMYFDEIAKVQVIHDEWIVLVYYNLTNYWQTTEKVQRFVDHLSKQCGRLEVGYCSQVTDQLQHEIKMISENNMMLLTDHSSRKKRGYINGVGSLARTLFGVLDQNFADKYAEDIQKLQMNDDYQVELMRNQTLIIEAENSLIKSHEKFINSQFQTINKYINETESDFSKIENRLLQLAVMNELNAESLTANLLIADLKQQQEMLTNALTDVLRGHLDMRLFTPSQLIDQLSHISSTLQKRLSFPVKDLRKDINNLYKLIYVKARITNYMLFELHIPLISDDEYVLYRTIPDCVMQKEDEIIYAYNTYGNNRVDVDTGIQVPTIDSTNNLVTVNLKHVDKNLQILNLTENHRELEERILEQKQHEVTLNSISVHEIGNYAVSSILLVIAATAGCWWWMRARCGRRPAARGGGGGAGRHTHSNQGMELQEIMHQRAIPIESQKQANSKGFNFDF; translated from the exons ATGGGCAGCAGCAAAGGCTTACTGACACTGGAGTGTAAATCAATACATTcagattataaatttattacaaagGTGCTCATAATGAACAAACTGATTAATAACTTACCCAATACTAAACTAACCACGTCAAACTGGACGCACCTAGACAATATTAAACTGGCTGACCCCGATTACTTCACTCCTGGCCCTATTGATCTATTGCTCGGAGCGGATATTTACTCCGAGATTATACTGGAGGGAGTGCTGAAGCAGGATTCAAACTCTCCCGTCGCGCAGCAGACCAAGTTGGGCTGGATTCTATGCGGAAACACCAAAACATTCAAGTGCTTTGTAACCCTCAATGAGATAGAGGAGTTAACTAGATTCTGGGAATCAGAGGAAATAACAAAGGACACCGAGCTCACAGATTCTGAAGCGTACTGTGAAAAGTATTACGCGGAAACAACTGAACGGCAAGAAGATGGCAGGTACATCGTTAAGATGCCTCTCAAGGAAGATATAGCCTCCAAACTGGGAAGCTCAAAACCTCAGGCTATCTGTCAATTTCACCAGCTAGAGAAACGAATGGCAAGGTGCGATAAATTGGCAAGTCGGTACAAACAATTCATCGAAGAATACATTGAACTGGGTCACATGAAACCGGCGGTCAATCAACCGAATACTATGACACTGCAAGTTTACCTACCTCACCACGGTGTAATAAAGGAATCGTCAACGTCAACAAAACTACGAGTTGTATTCAATGCGTCTATGAAAACTAGCAGCAAGTACAGTTTGAATGAC GAAGATGTATTTGTTTTCAATTGGCAATTACCTCAGCAAAAGTCAAGGCTCACTAAACGAGTACTACTGTCAAACATCAGCAAAATCTACGATCCGCTAGGATGGTTATCACCTATGACCGTCAAAGCAAAACTAATCTTCCAAAAACTTTGGTTAGATAGACTGAACTGGGATGAAAACGTTTCCGAAAGCTCGTCGAAAGAGTGGGAACTGATAAGAAGcgaaataataaacataaatgatGTAACAATACCGAGGTGGATCAGCTGTTATAACAATGTGACCGAGTTGCATGGATTTTGCGACGCAAGCGAAAAGGCGTTCGCCTGCGTCATATACAGTAAAGCGACGAATGATACCGGAGAAGCCGTTATTACACTAATGACAGCAAAAACTAAAGTCGCGCCTACGAAAAAGAAAACTACATTACCGAGATTAGAGCTTTGTGGTGCGCAATTACTGGCTAAACTGATGAACAAATGTCAGATGGCATTAACTGACCTTCAACTGGAAACCTACTGCTGGACTGACTCACAAGTGGTCTTAGCGTGGCTTCAGGGAGATAAAACAAGATGGGATAGATATGTTGCTAACCGAAGCATACTGATAACTAACTTAGTACCGGCATCAAAGTGGAGTTATGTGAATACTAAAGAAAACCCTGCTGACTGTGCAACTCGCGGTTTATCACCGAAACAGCTAGTTGAAGAAAAAATCTGGTGGAATGGTCCACAGTGGCTGAAAAAATGGAGTCCAGACAACTTAAAGACCGATGAATCATACTCAACTGATCATGACCTACGACAAACTTGCACTGTGACAAAAGGTGCAGACACCGCAGCTACAAGCGCCGGCGAGTGCATAGTGATGACGTTGCTAAACAACAATAGTCGGCTCGAATATGTAACACGAGTAATTGCTTATTTATTACGTTGGGAGAAGCAATTAACTAATGACTcttacaataaatacttatctatatCGGAACTGAACTACGCAACTGAAGTAATTATCAGAGCTGTACAGCGAGACGCGTTCGCAGAAGATATCGAGATGATCTTGAAAACTGGATTGGTGCACTCCAAgagtaaattattaaacttatCCCCATTTTTGGATAAAAATGGTGTACTGAGAGTGGGTGGAAGATTGCAGTTTTCCGCCTTACCTAGCGAAACTAAACATCCCATGATATTGCCACATGGCGGGAGATTAACCGAGCTAGTTATACAGCAAGCTCATGAACTGACTCTTCATGGAGGGGCACGCTTAACATTGGCACAGACGCGACAACGCTATTGGATTGTTGGAGGAAATAGAGCTGTCAAGAAAATAATTCGATTGTGCATGAAGTGCCGGCGATACGCGGCTTCGAAGACTGACCAAATAATGGGAAATTTACCTACTGAACGAATAACCCCGTCGCGCCCGTTTACGAACACTGGTGTCGACTTCACAGGACACGTCGATGTTAAAATTAACAAGGGACGAGGGGTCAGAACATGCAAAGGATATATAGCGATATTTATTTGCATGTCTACTAAAGCGGTGCACATAGAACTGGTGTCTGATTTAACAACACAGTCATTTATTATGGCCTTGAAGAGACTATGCGCAAGAAGAGGAGTGGTGAAATCGATGTTTTCAGACAACGGGAAAAATTTTGTCGGAGCAGCAAAAGAATTACAAAGAGAATTTCAACAGTTTGAAACACTGATGTCACCAGAATTTTTCAAAGAAGTGAATAAACTAGGCATTAACTGGCACTTTAATGCGCCATTATGGCCAAGTGCAGGCGGACTATGGGAAGCGGCAGTGAAGTCGATGAAGTTTCACCTGAAAAGAGTCCTCGGGGAGCAGAAATTGACTTATGAGGAATTCACGACCTTGTTACACCAGATTGAGGCGTGTATGAACAGTAGGCCTCTTTGCCCCATAACCGAAGATCCGGAAGACCTGGAATACCTTACTCCAGGCCACTTTCTCACTGGTGGTCCAATAATGTCATTGCCACAGGAAGAACTTACCGATGGAAAACATTTGGATCTAAGGAATAGATGGAAGTATGTAGAACTGATGCATCAGCATTTTTGGAAGCGATGGTCCAGTGAGTATCTTCATCAACTGCAGACCAAAAGTAAATGGTTGACGCGAAAAGAAGATCTAGAAAAAGGAGATCTTGTCTTGGTGAAAGAGAAAGGCTTACCTCCAGGCAAATGGGCACTGGGAAGAATAACTGAAGTTCATCCAGGAGCTGACGGATGTGTTAGAGTTGTCACACTGAAGACTCAAAATAACACAGTCAAGCGCCCAATAACTAAACTGACTCCATTGCCAATGAAAACTGACAATAACTTACCAACTGAAAAGGATCAACATAAATCAAAGGAGACAGATACTGCTAACAAACTGAAGCCTAGAACCAAAAGGAGCAGACTGTGCAACTTTATAACAACACTTATGCTAACACTTATGATATTCCCGACGGGTAATGCACAAACATCAGCGAAATACCAAGTTACGCCATTTGAAGCTAATCGACCAATGTACTTTGATGAAATAGCCAAGGTTCAAGTCATACACGACGAATGGATTGTACTGGTGTACTACAACTTAACAAATTACTGGCAAACTACGGAAAAGGTTCAGCGGTTTGTCGATCACTTAAGCAAGCAGTGTGGAAGATTAGAAGTCGGGTACTGTAGTCAAGTGACAGATCAATTGcaacatgaaataaaaatgatatcaGAAAACAACATGATGTTATTAACTGACCACTCATCAAGAAAGAAACGAGGCTACATAAACGGCGTAGGAAGTCTCGCACGAACCTTATTTGGCGTACTAGATCAAAACTTTGCCGATAAGTACGCAGAAGACATACAAAAGCTGCAAATGAACGATGACTACCAAGTAGAATTGATGAGGAATCAAACACTTATAATTGAAGCGGAGAATTCACTTATCAAGAGCCATGAGAAGTTTATCAACAGCCAATTCCAAACcatcaataaatacataaatgaaaCTGAATCGGATTTTTCAAAGATTGAAAACCGATTACTTCAACTAGCAGTAATGAATGAGTTAAATGCTGAATCACTGACGGCGAACTTATTAATAGCAGACTTAAAACAACAGCAAGAAATGCTTACCAACGCACTTACTGACGTACTCCGAGGACACTTGGATATGAGACTGTTTACACCCAGTCAGCTGATTGATCAACTGAGTCATATTTCATCCACATTACAGAAAAGACTCTCCTTTCCGGTCAAAGACCTACGGAAAGACATAAACAACCTTTACAAGTTGATCTACGTCAAAGCGAGAATAACAAACTACATGCTATTTGAACTGCACATACCACTAATAAGCGATGACGAATATGTCTTATATCGCACTATACCG GATTGCGTAATGCAGAAGGAGGATGAAATTATTTACGCATACAACACCTATGGAAACAATAGAGTGGATGTAGATACCGGGATACAAGTTCCTACTATAGACTCTACTAACAACCTGGTCACCGTCAATTTGAAGCATGTGGATAAAAACTTACAAATACTAAATTTGACTGAGAATCATCGTGAACTTGAGGAGCGAATTCTAGAGCAGAAGCAGCACGAGGTGACATTGAACTCGATATCCGTGCATGAGATAGGCAACTACGCGGTGTCGTCAATACTACTGGTGATAGCAGCCACAGCCGGATGCTGGTGGTGGATGCGAGCGCGCTGCGGCAGGAGGCCGGcggcacgcggcggcggcggcggcgcgggtcGACACACTCACTCCAACCAAGGAATGGAGTTACAGGAGATTATGCACCAGAGAGCTATTCCTATTGAGTCGCAGAAGCAAGCGAACTCAAAaggatttaattttgatttttag